In Ptychodera flava strain L36383 chromosome 21, AS_Pfla_20210202, whole genome shotgun sequence, a genomic segment contains:
- the LOC139121001 gene encoding neuronal acetylcholine receptor subunit non-alpha-2-like, with translation MRLGWTPSNHSGIDKLVVPSDMVWFPRVHLVNTNIDGEETPARPAWFRLQSTGMVTSLSISQLSSSCYLDMHYFPLDRQTCFLSFASTMYDSREVRLNVNTNISVEEVVHFSNHEWKVTDITNEVRSSNNSIVLGFDTFARYRLELQRVPTYYIMNIVIPSGMIFALSFCVFWLPPDCGERLSLSSTFLITLSVFHLLIGDVLPTNSNYSRLSVLLLLDMGMVSLTILVSVAMINIQRNAASNRPVSPWIRKLFLTRDWLPWRRTLLRQGEDRKNTQGEGVATSTGWFQNSTCMALNATKNTDGPRDMQGIGEVERPSVDKVKESGAGEFKITSNRDDQRKYAQQDAETIVDHRGEWDRLVKILDRSIFVTYVIITVAAGTSWMNGFTGF, from the exons ATGCGTCTGGGTTGGACCCCATCCAATCATAGTGGTATTGACAAGCTAGTTGTACCGTCTGATATGGTCTGGTTTCCGCGGGTCCATCTCGTAAACAC GAATATCGATGGCGAAGAGACACCTGCACGACCTGCATGGTTCCGACTTCAGTCGACTGGAATGGTGACTTCCCTATCAATTTCACAGCTCAGCAGTTCCTGCTACCTTGACATGCATTACTTTCCTTTGGATCGCCAAACGTGTTTTCTGAGCTTTGCATCGACCATGTACGACAGTCGCGAGGTACGCCTCAATGTGAACACCAACATCAGTGTGGAAGAGGTGGTGCATTTCTCAAACCACGAATGGAAAGTTACCGATATTACTAACGAAGTTCGATCCTCGAATAACAGCATCGTCCTCGGTTTTGACACATTTGCCAGATACCGCTTGGAGCTGCAAAGAGTTCCAACCTATTACATCATGAATATTGTCATTCCGAGTGGCATGATTTTTGCGCTTTCGTTTTGTGTATTCTGGCTTCCTCCGGACTGTGGCGAAAGACTGAGTCTCTCATCAACATTTCTGATTACTCTGAGCGTCTTTCATCTTCTTATTGGAGATGTCCTTCCTACAAACTCGAACTATTCGCGATTGAGCGTCTTGTTGCTGCTTGACATGGGAATGGTATCTTTAACCATCCTTGTATCTGTCGCCATGATAAATATACAACGAAACGCAGCATCGAATAGACCTGTCAGCCCATGGATTAGGAAACTCTTCTTGACCAGGGATTGGTTGCCTTGGCGACGCACACTTTTGCGTCAAGGTGAGGACCGAAAAAACACTCAAGGCGAAGGTGTTGCTACATCCACAGGCTGGTTTCAGAACAGCACTTGTATGGCGTTGAACGCGACTAAGAATACAGATGGACCAAGGGATATGCAGGGTATCGGAGAGGTTGAACGTCCTTCAGTCGATAAGGTTAAAGAAAGTGGCGCCGGGGAATTCAAAATCACCAGCAATCGTGATGATCAACGCAAATACGCTCAGCAAGACGCAGAAACG ATCGTAGATCACCGAGGAGAGTGGGATAGACTTGTCAAGATATTGGATCGAAGCATTTTCGTCACTTATGTGATCATAACGGTAGCAGCCGGGACTTCTTGGATGAATGG